GCGTCTGCCGCGTGCGGTGCTCGACCGGCTCGGTGTCGTCCCCTCGTACTACCTGCGCTACTTCTACGCGCACGACGAGGTCGTACGCGAGCTGAGGACGAAGCCTTCGCGGGCCGCCGAGGTCGCGGAGATGGAGAAGCAGCTGCTCGAAATGTATGGCGACCCGGCGCTCGATCAGAAGCCGGAGCTGCTCGCCAAGCGCGGCGGCGCCTTCTACTCGGAGGCCGCCGTGGACCTGGCGGCCTCGCTGCTGGGCGCGGGCGGCAGCCCGTACCAGGTGGTGAACACCGTCAACAACGGCACGCTGTCCTTCCTGCCGGACGACGCCGTGATCGAGGTACAGGCCGCCGTCGGCTCGCAGGGGGTGACACCGCTGCCTGTGCCCGAAGTCGACCCGCTGTACGCGGGGTTGATCGCCCAGGTCACCGCTTACGAGGACCTGGCGCTGGAGGCCGCCCTGCGCGGCGGCCGTGACCGCGTCTTCAAGGCCATGCTGTCGCATCCGCTGATCGGCCAGTACGAGTACGCCGAAGCGCTCACCGACAAGCTGATCGCGCACAACCAGGAGCATCTCGCGTGGGCGTGAACGCCGCAGTCCTCGCCATCGACGCGGGAAACAGCAAGACCGATGTCGCCTTCGTCGGCGACGACGGTTCGGTCCTTGTGTCGTCCCGCGGGCCCGGCTTCCAGCCGCCGAAGGTCGGCGTCGAGGCGGCGCTCGACGTGCTCGGCGCGACCGTCGGCAGGGCACTGGCGAAGGCACACGCCCACGGCGCCGCCATCGACGGCGTCGAGCATGTGTCGGCCTGTCTCGCCAACGCCGATCTGCCTGTGGAGGAAAGAGAGCTCACGGCCGCCCTGCACGCCCGAGAGTGGGGCCGTACGACCGAGGTGCGCAACGACACCTTCGCCATACTGCGCGCGGGCGTCGACGAGCCGCGGGGCGTCGCGGTGGTGTGCGGCGCGGGCATCAACTGTGTCGGCATGCTGCCGGACGGCCGTACCGCACGCTTCCCCGCGATCGGCAAGATCTCCGGGGACTGGGGCGGCGGTTCGGGGCTCGCGGAGGAGGCGCTGTGGTTCGCGGCGCGGGCGGAGGACGGCCGCGGCGAGCCGACGGCCCTGGCCCGCACGCTGCCCGCGCACTTCGGCCTGGGCTCCATGTACGCGCTGATCGAGGCGCTGCATCTGGAGCACATCCCCTCGGCGCGCAGACATGAACTGACCCCGGTCCTCTTCGCCACCGCCGCCGAGGGGGATCCGGTCGCCCGCTCGCTGGTGCACCGGCTCGCGGAGGAGGTCGTCGCCATGTCCACGGTGGCGCTCGCCCGGCTCGATCTGCTCGACGAGGAGGCTCCGGTGCTGCTGGGCGGCAGCGTCCTCGCGGCCCAGCACCCGGAACTGGACGAGCACATCGGCAGACTGCTCGCGGCCAAGGCACCGAAGGCGGTCATCGGGGTGGTGACGGCCCCGCCGGTGCTGGGCGCCGCTCTGCTGGGACTCGACCACATCGGGGCGTCGCCACAGGCGGGCGCCCGATTGCGCGCCCACTACGCGTAGCGGGAGCCGGACTGCGGGGCGGCGGGGCTGGGCGGCGGGGGCGGGGGCTGCAGAGCGGCAGGAGCGGCAGGAGCGGCAGGAGCGGCAGGAGCGGCAGGAAAACGAGATGCGCCGCCCATGGGCCCGGTATCAGGATCGGGGGCATGGGCGACGCATTGCGTGAACGGTTCGAGACCGACGGGTTCGTAAAGCTCGAAGGGGCCTTCCCGGCGTCCGTGGCACAGGAGTGCGCCGACCTGCTGTGGGCCGAGACGGGGTGTGATCCGGGCGATCCGGCGACCTGGACCCGGCCCGTGCACTGGGTGTGGGGCATGGCCCAGGAGCCGTTCATACAGGCCGTGAACACCCCTGTGCTGCTCGACGCTTTCGACCGGCTGGTCGGTCCAGGGCGGTGGGAGCCGCGGTACTCACTCGGGTCGTTCCCCTTGCGCTTCCCGCACGAGGAGGAGCCCGACGACGCCGGCTGGCACATCGAGGGCAGCTATCAGCCGGAGGGCGCGAGCACGTACTACGCCAACCACCGCTCCAAGGGGCGGGCGTTGCTGATGCTGTTCCTGTTCAGCGAGGTCGGCGGGAGTGACGCACCGACCCGGATCCGGATCGGCTCGCACCACGACATGCCGGCGCTGCTCGCTCCGTACGGGGAGGAAGGCGTCTCGATCATGGAGATCGGCCCGGCGATCGACGCGGCGTCCGCGCACCGCGGGACGGTATGCGCGACGGGCCGGCCCGGGGATGTGTATCTCTGCCATCCCTTCCTGGTGCACGCCGCGCAGCCGCACCACGGTACGCGGCCACGGTTCATGGCCCAGCCTCCGCTGTATCCGGCCTCCGCCTAGACCTCCGGTGCGGCTTCCGCCGCCCGCACAACGGGAACCGATCAAGGCACTGAAGCGTATTCATGGTGGGGAGGATGCGGGGAGAATGGCCTGGCGGGATCCTGGATTGCTGCGATAGAAACAAGATCCAGTCAATCGTGCTGTGAATGTCAGTCACTGCGGCCATACTGCTGCCGGGAGTCGTCCCCCAACCCGCCGGGGGGCGGGCCGACGTCAGCGACCGAGGGGGAGGTCACGTGACATACCCGCCGACTGTGCGCACCGCGCCCCAAGCGGCTCCGACGTATGCGCCCGCGCAGCCGCCGGCCCAGCCGCCCGCCCACCGCGGCGCATGGGCCGAGGGCAAGGAGCGGCTGCGTACGGCTGCGACGACCGAGCCCGGCCGGCTGCAGATCATCGGGGCCGTGTTGGCCGCGCTGGTGGTGGCGTTCGGCGTGGTGACCGCGTTCGAGATCTCGGACCGGGCGTCCGCGGCCGACGATGTGGTGAGCCGCAGCCAGCCGCTGAGCGCGGACGCCGCGTCCATCCACCGCTCGCTGGCCGACGCCGACGCCGCGGCGGCCAATGGCTTCCTCGCGGGTGCCGAAGAACCCCGCGTCATCCACGAGCGGTACGAAAGGGACATCACGGCCGCGTCCCGTCTGCTGGTCAACGCCGCGGCGAATACCAGCAGTTCGAGTGAATCCGGCCGCCAGATCGCGACCCTCAATGAGCAGCTGCCCCGCTACACAGGACTGATCGAGCGCGCCCGTGCCAACAACCGGCAGGGTCTGCCGCTCGGCGGCGCCTATCTGCGGTACGCGAACCTGAAGATGTCGACCGAGCTGCTGCCCGCCGCCGACAGGCTCTACAAGGCGGAGACGGCGCGGCTCGACCAGGACACCGGCGACGCGCGCGACTGGCCGTTCGCCTCGCTCGGTCTCGGCGTGCTGGCGCTGGCCGCGCTCGTCTGGGCCCAGCGGCGCAACTACCGGCGGACGAACCGCATGTTCAACCACGGGCTGCTCGCCGCCACAGCGGCCTCGACGGTCGTCATCCTCTGGCTGATCGTGGGGCACACCGTGGCCCGCACCGAGCTGCGGGACGCAATGGAGCACGGCCAGGAATCCCTGAAGACCCTCAACACCTCCCGGGTGCACGCGCTGCAGGCCCGCGCCAACGAGAACCTGACACTGGTGGCACGAGGCGCGGTCCTCACCCCGGACGGAAAGAACGACCAGTACGAGTTCACCTACAAGAACCGCATGGACGCCGTCAGTCTCACACTCAAGTGGGCCAAGGACCTCGCCGACGACCCCGAGGGCCGCGACCCCGTCGCGGACGCCACCACGGCCGTCGCCGAGTGGCGGACCCGCCACCAGAAGGCGCGCGACGTCGACAACGACGGCGACTTCGAAGGCGCCCTGGAGCAGACCATTGGGGCGAAGGGCTCCACGGGCCAGTCCTTCGACACCGTGGACGCGGCGCTGCGCCAGGCGATCGACCATGAGCAGAGCGAGTTCACGGCGTCCGCGGAGTCGGGGCGCGGGGCACTGTCCGGGCTGCCGATCGGCGCCGCGGCGCTGGCTGTGCTGGGCGCGGCGGGAGCGATTCTCGGCATCAACCGCAGGCTTTCGGAGTACCGGTGAGAGGAGGCGCGATGACGGACACGAGGACCCGGTTCCGTGGCTGGGGCGGCGTCGCGGGGATGGCCGCTGCCTGCGCCCTGACCGCCGCAGCCACCCTGCTGCCGCTGTCCCACGGCGCCGCGGACAACGCCGGTGCGGCGCTGGCCGGTCAGGGCGTGGCCTCGACCCGGCCCGCCAAGGCCGACGACTGCGAGACGCCCGAGGCCTCGCTGCCGTCGTCGGCCGCCGACGGGCCGAACATCGACAGGATCGTGCAG
This portion of the Streptomyces sp. NBC_01750 genome encodes:
- a CDS encoding N-acetylglucosamine kinase is translated as MGVNAAVLAIDAGNSKTDVAFVGDDGSVLVSSRGPGFQPPKVGVEAALDVLGATVGRALAKAHAHGAAIDGVEHVSACLANADLPVEERELTAALHAREWGRTTEVRNDTFAILRAGVDEPRGVAVVCGAGINCVGMLPDGRTARFPAIGKISGDWGGGSGLAEEALWFAARAEDGRGEPTALARTLPAHFGLGSMYALIEALHLEHIPSARRHELTPVLFATAAEGDPVARSLVHRLAEEVVAMSTVALARLDLLDEEAPVLLGGSVLAAQHPELDEHIGRLLAAKAPKAVIGVVTAPPVLGAALLGLDHIGASPQAGARLRAHYA
- a CDS encoding phytanoyl-CoA dioxygenase, whose amino-acid sequence is MGDALRERFETDGFVKLEGAFPASVAQECADLLWAETGCDPGDPATWTRPVHWVWGMAQEPFIQAVNTPVLLDAFDRLVGPGRWEPRYSLGSFPLRFPHEEEPDDAGWHIEGSYQPEGASTYYANHRSKGRALLMLFLFSEVGGSDAPTRIRIGSHHDMPALLAPYGEEGVSIMEIGPAIDAASAHRGTVCATGRPGDVYLCHPFLVHAAQPHHGTRPRFMAQPPLYPASA